The nucleotide sequence GCCCGGAAGACCGCGACCCCGCCGTACCCGTTCCAGCTCGGTCCGGAGCAGGGGCGGGTGCAGTTGGCCCAGATGCAGTCGGGCAGCATCCCCCGCCCGGAGGTGGACATCGAGGACATCATGGTGCCGGGCGGCCCGACCGGGCAGGTACCGGTGCGGATCGTCAAACCCCGCGGCGCCGGCCGGTTCGGCGGCGCGGGCGCTGGATTGGGGGAATGGCTCCGCTCCGCCGCGCAGGAGATGATGCGACCGCGCGGGATCGGCGGGATGCTGCCGGCGGTGCTCTACATCCACGGCGCGGGCTGGGTCTTCGGCGACTCCCTCACCCACGACCGGCTGATCCGCGAACTCGCGGTACAGGCCAACGCGGCGATCGTCTTCCCGGAGTACAGCCGGTCGCCGGAGGCGCGGTTCCCGATCGCGGTCGAGGAGTGCTACGCGGTGGCGCGGTGGCTGGCCGACCAGGGCGACGACCACGGTCTCGACCCGACCCGGCTCGCCATCGCGGGCGACTCGTCCGGCGGCAACCTGGCGACGGTCGTGACGATGCTGGCCGCGCAACGCGACGGCCCCCGCTTCGCCCGGCAGGTGCTGCTCTATCCGGTAACCGACGCCGACTTCGACACCGCGTCCTATCGCGAGTTCGGCACCGGCTACTACCTGGCCAGGGAACAGATGATGTGGTTCTGGGACCAGTACCTGCCGGACCGGGCCGAGCGCACGGACCCGACGGCGTCGCCGCTGCGGGCCAGGCCGGAGCAGCTCCGCGGCATGCCGCCGACCCTGGTCACCACGAACGAGGCGGACGTGCTGCGCGACGAGGGCGAGGCGTACGCGGCGAAACTGCGCCAGGCCGGCGTACCCGTGACCCAGGTCCGCTACCAGGGCACCGTGCACGACGTGGCGATGCTGGACGCGCTGGCCGACACCCAGGCCGCGCAGGCGGTCACCGCCCAGGCCGCGACGGCGCTGGCCCGCTCGCTGCACCACGAGTAGCGACGAAACGGGACCATCCGCCGCCGCGCGCGCCGTCGGGCACCGGCCCTGGATCCACGGGTACGGGAAGCGGCGCGCCGTACGGGCCACACACTCGTATGGTGACCTGGTGAAGACCCTCCACACGGCGTACCGCGTCTCGGACCTCGCCGCCTCGCTCCGCTTCTACACCGCGCTCGGGTACACGCTTGTCGGCCGGGTGGAGGTCGGGGAGGGCGTCAGTCTGACCGTCCTCAAGTTTCCGGAGGAGGAGTTCGTCACGTTGGAGCTGGTGCACCGGCCGGACGACGGGCCGGTGGACGTCGGCACCGGGTTCAGCCACCTCGTGATACAGGTCGACGACCTCGCCGGGACGGTGGACAGGCTGATCAAGTCGGGGCTCTGGCCCGGCCCGGTGGAACAGCCCGCCGGCCCGTACGGCCCGCAGACCTCCTGGCTCACCGACCCCGACGGCTACCGGATCGAGCTGGTGCAGTGGCCACCCGGGCACCCCGCCGGGATAACTGCCGCCGACTTCGGCGCGTAGCGGACGGCGAGTTTGTCGAACCTGGTGGCCACAGCCCGGTGACGTTTGAGGCGGTTGATGCCGCGCTCCACGGCGTGACGCTGCTTCTAGATCTCGGGGTCGAAAGCTGGTGGCCGACCGCCCTTGGAGCCCTTGGCCCGCCGGTGGGCGTCCTGGTCGGTCTTGCTCGGGATCGTCGCGGCGATGCCACGCTGCCGTAGATAGGAACGGTTGGCCCTGGATGTGTACGCCTTGTCGGCCAGGACCCGGTCCGGGCGGGTCCTCGGGCGGCCGGTGGCCAGGCGGGGTACGCGGATGGCGGCCAGGACCGGGACGAACTGCGGGCTGTCGCCGCGCTGTCCGGCGGTCAGCACGATGGCGAGGGGTTTCTGTCCCTGCTCACACGCCAGGTGCAGCTTCGTGGTCAACCCGCCGCGAGAACGCCCCAGGGCGTGATCGTCCGGCTCGATGCTGACGCCGCCCGGTGGTTCGGCCTGCAGAGCCCCCTTTTCCTCGCTCCGGCGGCGTGCTGGTGGGCTCGGGCGGTGGTCGAGTCCACCGACACGTCCCAGGTGATCTGACCGGCGGCGTCGGCACGCGCCTGCAACGCGGTGAGGATCCGCTGCCAGGTCCCGTTGCGCTGCCAACGTCGGAACAGGGCGTACACCGCCGACCAGGACCCGTACTGGGGCGGCACGTCCCGCCATGGGGCACCGACCCGGATCCGCCACCGGATCCCGTCGATCAACTGCCGTCTGCTCCACGACGACGGTCGACCCGGCCGCTTCGCCGCTGGCAGCAGCGGCTCCAGCGTCGCCCACTGGGCGTCGGTCAGGTCGAACCGCCTCGTCACCGCTAGGGTGTCCACGAGGTCTCCGGTTTCAGGTTCTGCTTGGTCGCTGAACCATCTACCGGAGACCTCGCTACATCACGACCACCGACACGCGAAGATCCTTACGCCAGTTCAAGCCCTGGCACCGACTTCGACACACGGCCTAGCCGCCGCCAGCCGGAAGGCCCTGGGACAGCCGTCACAGTACGCCCGCAACCAGCGTGAATCGGTACGGCCTTCGCTGGCGTCGTTGGGCCCGCCGCCACGGTCCGAGGGGCCGGGGCGTTTGCCGTGCCGGCGGGGCACCGCGCTCCTGGATCGCGTACTCCGGTGGCAAGCCGCGCAGCGGCCTCGGCTCCGTCGTAGCGAGTCACCTCGGCCAGCGACCACGAAGCGTGGCTGCCGACGAGCGTGACAGCCGGGATGCCCTCCCCACAGGTTCGGGACCGCATCTCCCATCCGCGGTGGCCACAACCGGGCGGGCCGGCGGACCGAACGTGAAGCGGGGTCATTCAACGCCGCTGGTCGCTGCCACCGGGGTTGCCGGTGCTTCTTCTGGCGGGGTGTCGGCGGCCGGGGCGGCGCCGGTTGGCGGCACATGCCGCAGGGTCGCGATGGCTAGGATCCCCAGCAGCACGGCGATGATCGCGCTGCCGACGGCCGCGTAGTGCAGTGCCGTAGTGAACGCTGCCTGCGCGGTCTCGATGAGCTGGCCGCGAAGCGGCTCGCCGAGCTGGGGGCTGACCGACAACGCGCCGGCGACGCTCTCGCGGGCCGAGTTCGCGGCGGCAGCCGGCAGGTCGGCCGGGAGCCGGTCAGCGATCTGGTCCTGGTAGACGGTCGTGCCCGCCACGCCGATCAGCGCGACGCCCATCGCGATGCCGAAGTCGCCGGCGACCTGGTTCGTGCTCGCGGCCGAGCCGGCCTTGTCCATCGGTACCGAGCCGAGCGCGAGGCCGGCGCCCAGCGCGCTCATGGGCCCGATGCCGACGCCTGTGATGACGAGTCCGGTCACCAGGACGGCCAGACCGGTACGGCCGTCACCGACCCCGGTCAGCACCAGGTACCCGATCGCCACAAGGACGAGCCCGCCAGCGATGGCGTACGCCGGCCGGATCCGCTGCCCGAGCCGCGGCGCGAGGTTCACCCCGACGATGATGGTGATCGACGACGGCACCAGCCACAGCGCGGCGTGCAACGGTTCCAGCTGTTGCACCGTCTGCAAATACTGGTACACGAAGAAGTTCGTCCCGGCCATGATCCCGCCGAAGACCGTCATGGTGATGGCCGACCGGAAGGTACGGTTGCCGAACAGACCCAGTTCGAGCATCGGCACAGCCAGCGCCCGCTGCCGGCGCACGAACAGCGCACCGAAGGCGATGCCGACCGCGAGCGCGGCGAGTTGCACCGGACCCGCCCCGTGCTGCACCAACTCCTTCAGCCCGTAGATGATCGGCAGAACGGTGGCCAAGGAGAGCAGAGCGCTCACGACATCGAGCGGCCCCGCGTCCGGGTTACGGTACTCCGGCAGCAGCCGCGGACCGAACAACAGCAGCACCGCCATCACCGGGACGCCGAGCAGGAACACCGAGCCCCACCAGAAGTACTGGAGGAGTACGCCGCCGATCACGGGTCCGAAGGCAATGCCGCCCATGAAGCAAGCCATCCATACGCCGATCGCTTTCATGTACTGCGCCGGGTCGGTGAACATGCTGCGCAGCAGTGTCATGGTCGACGGCATCAGCGTCGCACCGGCGACGCCGAGCCCCGCCCTGGCCGCGATGAGCATCTCTGGACTGGTCGACAACGCCGCCACCAGCGACATGACCGCGAACAACGCAGCGCCGACCAGCAGCAGGCGTTTGCGGCCGATCCGGTCACCCAGCGAGCCCATCATGATGAGAAAGCCGGAGACCACGAACCCGTAGATGTCGGTGATCCACAACTGCTGAAGGGCCGACGCGCCCAGGTCTTCGGTCAGATGCGGGACCGCGAGGTACAACACGCTCATATCGAGCGCGATCAGCACCGTCGGCAAAGCCAGCACGGCCAAACCGAGGTATTCACGCCGTCCCGCGCCGGCACCAGACCGCCCGGCGATACTTGTTTCCACGTTGGTTCCTTCCTCCTGTTCCTGACGTTGCGTTGGCGTCAGCGGTCGTGCCCTGACGGGGTTGCAATGAAGGTCGCCCGCGCTCGGTCGGACGTTGCGAGGCGCCGGTCGTAGCGCAGGCATATCGCGCCGCTCGGCGTTGGTGTCGCCTCGGTGAGTGACCACGACGAGCCGGCGGGAGTGTCGTCGAACAGGCAGGCACCGCCGCCGATCAGTTCCGGGCACAGCGTGATCGACAGCTGGTCGAGCTCACCGGCCGCCAGCAGGGCCCGGATGATGTTAGCGCTGGCCAACACCACGATGTCGCCGCTGCCCCGCTCCCGCAGCCGCGTGACGACCGTGGCCGGGTTGTCA is from Micromonospora sp. WMMD1102 and encodes:
- a CDS encoding alpha/beta hydrolase gives rise to the protein MAQSVRMTSVVLEPAAAELARKTATPPYPFQLGPEQGRVQLAQMQSGSIPRPEVDIEDIMVPGGPTGQVPVRIVKPRGAGRFGGAGAGLGEWLRSAAQEMMRPRGIGGMLPAVLYIHGAGWVFGDSLTHDRLIRELAVQANAAIVFPEYSRSPEARFPIAVEECYAVARWLADQGDDHGLDPTRLAIAGDSSGGNLATVVTMLAAQRDGPRFARQVLLYPVTDADFDTASYREFGTGYYLAREQMMWFWDQYLPDRAERTDPTASPLRARPEQLRGMPPTLVTTNEADVLRDEGEAYAAKLRQAGVPVTQVRYQGTVHDVAMLDALADTQAAQAVTAQAATALARSLHHE
- a CDS encoding VOC family protein, which translates into the protein MKTLHTAYRVSDLAASLRFYTALGYTLVGRVEVGEGVSLTVLKFPEEEFVTLELVHRPDDGPVDVGTGFSHLVIQVDDLAGTVDRLIKSGLWPGPVEQPAGPYGPQTSWLTDPDGYRIELVQWPPGHPAGITAADFGA
- a CDS encoding MFS transporter: METSIAGRSGAGAGRREYLGLAVLALPTVLIALDMSVLYLAVPHLTEDLGASALQQLWITDIYGFVVSGFLIMMGSLGDRIGRKRLLLVGAALFAVMSLVAALSTSPEMLIAARAGLGVAGATLMPSTMTLLRSMFTDPAQYMKAIGVWMACFMGGIAFGPVIGGVLLQYFWWGSVFLLGVPVMAVLLLFGPRLLPEYRNPDAGPLDVVSALLSLATVLPIIYGLKELVQHGAGPVQLAALAVGIAFGALFVRRQRALAVPMLELGLFGNRTFRSAITMTVFGGIMAGTNFFVYQYLQTVQQLEPLHAALWLVPSSITIIVGVNLAPRLGQRIRPAYAIAGGLVLVAIGYLVLTGVGDGRTGLAVLVTGLVITGVGIGPMSALGAGLALGSVPMDKAGSAASTNQVAGDFGIAMGVALIGVAGTTVYQDQIADRLPADLPAAAANSARESVAGALSVSPQLGEPLRGQLIETAQAAFTTALHYAAVGSAIIAVLLGILAIATLRHVPPTGAAPAADTPPEEAPATPVAATSGVE